Proteins co-encoded in one Sulfurovum xiamenensis genomic window:
- a CDS encoding nickel-dependent hydrogenase large subunit, with translation MNNITVKKLIEKIEGEAELDFTFNQGEIEDVKINFGFYRGIEEILRGHDAWDALVITPRVCGICNHAHLLAAVRAIENGYENSGLKVNLTSKAKAIREFTLSCELIQNHIKWLYMTIFPHFEKFVGAVSEENYAMKATYLASTITKALAVFSGQWPHASYAIPGGVTCDPTHLDVMQAQSLVDESIKFFEEVVIGLSIDDYLAMESVSSFDKIQGDFGKLLRLMIVNDMGNKGYSHDRFIVFGESVLSKPGRSIITNVTNVDISCVIENEQKGTVSKAVTYKDKFYEVGPLARGMVAKTPIVRSLHKRFKDSVLSRVFARIHEVALLLDYSKSLLNKLQLDEPSCVLKSDVRLTDFDGIGTVEAARGSLIHKTTVRDGVITNYDIITPTQWNLGNSKAVDQGIAIEAMIGSSSIEEATFIFRTFDVCSVCTTQ, from the coding sequence ATGAATAATATAACCGTTAAAAAACTTATAGAGAAGATAGAAGGTGAGGCGGAATTGGATTTCACATTTAACCAAGGTGAAATAGAGGATGTAAAGATAAACTTTGGTTTTTACCGTGGTATAGAAGAAATACTTAGAGGTCACGATGCTTGGGATGCTTTAGTGATCACACCACGAGTTTGTGGTATTTGTAACCATGCACATCTCTTAGCGGCGGTACGTGCTATAGAAAATGGATATGAAAATTCAGGGTTAAAAGTAAATCTTACTTCCAAAGCAAAAGCCATACGAGAGTTTACATTGTCATGTGAACTCATACAAAACCATATTAAATGGCTTTATATGACTATATTCCCGCACTTTGAAAAGTTTGTAGGAGCCGTTAGCGAAGAAAATTATGCCATGAAGGCCACATATCTTGCCTCTACTATTACTAAAGCATTAGCTGTCTTTTCAGGACAATGGCCACATGCTTCTTATGCTATTCCAGGTGGAGTGACCTGTGATCCAACACATCTTGATGTGATGCAAGCACAAAGTCTTGTAGATGAAAGCATTAAATTCTTTGAAGAGGTGGTGATTGGACTTTCTATAGATGACTATCTAGCGATGGAATCAGTCTCTTCGTTTGATAAGATACAAGGTGACTTTGGCAAACTATTACGTCTTATGATAGTTAACGATATGGGTAATAAAGGATACAGTCATGACAGATTTATTGTTTTTGGAGAAAGTGTCCTTTCTAAGCCAGGTAGGTCTATTATTACAAATGTTACAAATGTTGATATATCTTGTGTGATAGAAAATGAACAAAAAGGTACGGTTTCAAAGGCTGTAACCTATAAAGATAAGTTTTATGAAGTTGGCCCATTAGCTAGAGGTATGGTTGCTAAGACACCAATAGTCAGAAGTTTACATAAACGCTTTAAAGATTCTGTATTATCACGAGTATTTGCACGTATACACGAAGTAGCACTTTTGTTAGACTACTCTAAAAGTTTACTCAATAAATTACAATTAGATGAGCCATCTTGTGTATTAAAATCGGATGTACGACTTACTGATTTTGATGGTATAGGTACAGTTGAAGCTGCTAGAGGCTCACTAATACATAAGACAACAGTACGGGATGGTGTCATCACCAATTATGACATTATTACACCGACTCAGTGGAATCTTGGTAATTCCAAAGCAGTAGACCAGGGCATAGCAATAGAAGCGATGATTGGTTCTTCAAGTATAGAAGAAGCAACGTTTATTTTTCGTACATTTGATGTCTGCTCTGTCTGCACCACTCAATAA